The sequence below is a genomic window from Sorangiineae bacterium MSr12523.
TGCCACGGGATGGATTCCTCGCGTCGCGGGCACCCCCGGCGAAGACTTCGTTTACGACGACAGCTGGGGCAAAAAATCGCGTGCACTTTACAATACATTCTTCGTGTCCGATCCGAGCAATCCGTTCAACCCGGGGCAGTCGAGTGCGTCCCCGGACAAGGCGCAGACCCACGTCGAGCGCTACGAGGATTGGGGCGGCTTCGTACGGGCGCGCGGCGCACAAATCGAGCAGATGTACCGATCGACTCTTCTTCGCGCGTTCACGCGTGATCTCGTCTTCTTCCGTCCCTCCACGTTCGTCGTCTTCGACCGAACCAGCGTGACCGGTAGCCCGGATCAGTGGATGGCCTTTCACACTCCGAGCGCGCCCGCGGAGGCGCCTTCCTCTGGTAAGGCCACGGACAAACGCTTCGATATTTCCAAAGACGGCGCTATCACCGGAAGCGTCCGCATGCTGCTTCCTCGAGACGCGAGCGTGCAGTCGGTGAGCTTGCCCGGCGGCGTCACTCGGCTCGAGGAACATTCGAACCTTTCGAGCGATCAGGAATGGCTCACCGTCATTTCGGCCTCCAGCACCGTTCCGGAGCAAGTGAGGCTATCGGCGAGCGATGGAAACGTGAGCGCCGGCAATGTCGTCGGTGTCCATGTGCAGGGCCCGCGAAATCAGGTTTTGCTCTTCGCGGCGGACCAGGCGACCAACGCCACCACGGACCGGGCGCGGTATACGGTGACCCAGACGGGCGCCGCGGATCACGTGATCATCGACGTTGCACCTTCCGCCACCGGATATTCGGTGACCGCAACGGCAGAAGGGGACAAAGTCACCGTCGACGTGAAGCCAGGTGGCTCGGTGACAACGACACCAGGCGGCGCCCTCTGCTACTCGGTTTCGCCAACCGGCGCCGTAGGTCCTTGCGAATTCTCGCCGCCGAGGACGAGGACGACAGAGGACGCCGCCCCGGAACCGCAACCGCAACTATCCGCGGGCGGGTGCAAAAGGTAGCTGGACCAGGTGTCCGTCCTACTTGATTGTCGCGGAGCCCGCAGCCTGAATGTCGCCGGGAAAGTTGGCTGTCGTCCAAAACTGCGACTTCACGCGAAATCCATCGACGTCAGAGACCTTCTCGGCTTCTACGCGAAAATCAACGTTGCCGAAGCCGCCCTCTGAAGCAGGAATCATCGACAAAAGGCGGGCGGGTACGGATCCCTTCTCATTTGCTACCGGATAGTAGCAGTCGACATCCCACCACTGATGATGCGGATTTACTTGCGTTACATTGATCCTTGCATGGATGTTGCCGGCAGCGACGTTCTCTGGTTGCCACGCCAGATCGAGGTCGACGGATCGATCGATGACGCGCTCCCCCGTCGCCCAGTTCGGCCTCGAGAATACGGTGAGCGATGGCGCGTTCAGATCCACATCGAACGCGGGCAAGCCGCCCGGCTCACCGGCCGCCTTGATTCGAACGGCTTCACCTCCCGACCAAATCGTACCTTGTCCTATCCATCGCGTGTAGCCGGAACCAGGCAGCGGATTCAGCACGATGGGAGGAGCGATCCGGGCCCCACTGATCTCGATATCGCCCGCGCTGAATGAGGTAACAGCTCCGATGTCGGAGCTCCTGCAGAAGGTCACCTTGCAACTTTCTTCGGCCGCCAATGTTTCGCAATCGTCGGGTCGCTCCTGCTGCCAAATGTGGGCGCCGGCCGAGTGATCGGCCCCGAATTGATTTCTGTGCGTTGCGATCGAAATGAGACCGCTCCGCAGCTCGGAGCGCAAAGCCGACTTGGTCTCCGCCCCCTGTGGAGTCTCGCCGCCGCTGCAAGCGACGGCGCCGGACGCGCCCATCAGAGAAATCACCACCGCCCACGCGTGCCCACGCTGAATCGTCATATCGCACCTCACTCGGCCAAATGGAGTCGACGAGCCTCGGCATGCCGCCCCTCGGGTCGGGACCATGGGCATCCGAAGTCTCGCCGTAGCCATGTTCGGAGCGAGGTCTCGCGGATCAGAGAAAATGACCACGGATCCAATCATGCCAGCGCGGATCTCTCGCGCCACGAAGGGCGTCGACATCCGCGCCGACCATCGTTGTTCTGAAAAGACGGAGCCAACTGCTGAAGACGAAATTGTTCGCAGTTCGTATTTTTGACCAATTGATTCTTTGCCCGACTCCGTAAGGGGGCACCTTAACTATTCCTGCGGCGCCCGAAAATGCCAATCATGAGCGCGTAACGCTTGTTTCAATTCAAGAATCAATCAAAGTGGCGTCATGAACGTGGCTCTTCCTAGATTCGGTTGGGTTCTCCTTGTCGTTGCGGGATGCGCGTCAGCGTCGCCGGCAACGGAGCCGACTTCGGAACCGCTGGAAAACTCGCCTTCGGCGGATCTGGAATCCGAGGACCAGCAGCTCCAGCAATTGTACGCCGAAGCCCTTGCCGAGGGGGGCGAGTTGACCGTTTACGCGGGAGGCGACAAGCCTACCCAGCAAGATCGGACCAAGGACGCTTTTCTTGCGCAATTTCCACGCATTCGAATCAATGACGTCGTCGACCTCAGTAAGGTTCACGATGCGCGCGTCGACAATCAAATCGCAGAGCATCACGTCGTCGCCGACGTCGTCCAGCTTCAGACCTTCGATGACTTTCCACGTTGGAAGCGCCAGGGCGCCCTGCTCGCGTACAAGCCTGTCGGTTGGAGTAAGGTTTTCGAGGCGGTCAAGGATAGGGACGGGTATTACACCGGCGTGTGGTTCCACGCGTTCGCGACCCTCGCGGCCACCTCACTCGGAAATGACGCGCCGGTCGAGGCCGGGGATTTCTTGAAGCCCGAGTTCAAAGACAAGCTCGTGTTCACGTATCCCAACGACGATGATGCCGTTCTGTTCTATTTCAAGCAGCTTACGGACCAATACGGCTTGGATTACTTGAAAAAGCTCATTGCGCAGAATCCGAAGTTCGTTCGCGGCACTCAAGACGCGGGTGACCTGGTTCGCAATGGCACGTATGCGGCGGCCTTCGGCTTGGGCGGAGCCATCATCTTTCGGCCCGGCCAAACCGCTAAATTTTCACTTCCCAAGAACAGCCCGTGGGTCACCTGGGCACAGACGGCCGCCATTCTCAAGGACGCACCGCATCCAGCTGCTGCCAAGCTTTACATGAGCTGGGTCATCTCGCATGCCAACCAGCAGAACCTCGTCCGGCTGTCGGCATGGAGCACGCGCTCCGACGTCGCGCCGCCCGATGGCTACGAATCCATTTGGAACTATGGAAATTCCGACCCACGAGCACTGCCGGCCTTCATGAGCGACCGCGCGTCGCTCGATCGGTACAAGGCGCTGATCACGCTCTATATTGGCGACCCAAAGGGAAACAATCCCAACGGCGATCTCGGACTGTATCCGGGCGCCTTCGATTGAAGCTCACCGACTACGACGACAAGGCCCGAGTGAGCGGGGAACTCGGAACGCGCTTCAATTCGATGCGGCAGAGGTCTATTTGGGTGCGCAGCTGGGCCTCGTCGGCTTCTGGCAGCCTCAGTGCCGCTTCGAAGTCCTCGATCGCGGCATCGAATCGGCCTGCGGCCTGATTCGCGAGACCTCGATTGTAGCGCAGATCCGGATCGTCGCCGGCCAGCTCCAATGCCCTGGTCAGTTTGGCCACGGCGGCGTCGAAGTCGTGCTCCGTGAAGTCGAGTACCGCGCTGCCAACCAACGCGGCGGACAGGTCAGGGGCCATGGCGAGCGCCTCGGCGAAGCTTGTCCGGGCCACCTCGTGCTCCTCGCGTTCCATGGCGATCTGGCCCCGGGTGCACAACAGGTGAGCGTTGCGCGGATCGGCTGCGAGGCCATGTGCGACGTCCTCCGCGGCACCATCGAGATCCCCAGCTTCGAAGAGCAATGCGGCCCGATTGATTCGCGCGTCGAGGTGATCGGGCTCCAGTTCGAGCACGTACCCGAAGTCGGCGATCGCGCCATGGGCATCGCCGGTGCTCGCACGGACGTCCCCTCGACTGTAATAGGCCTCCAGGATCGGTGCGCTGAGCGCCATCGCCGCCTCATAGTCGCCGACAGCGGCCGCGTCATCTCCGCGCAGCCGGGCCAAGTTGCCCCGGTCGTAACGGAACTCGGGAAAGTACGGATCGAGGGCAATTGCGTCATTGAGGTCCCGCTCGGCCGCTTCGAGCATTCCGAGCAGCTGATACACCTTGGCCCGATTGTGATGCAGCACCGAATGATGCTGGCGGTAGGCGTCCTCGGGCAGCTCCTCGACGAGAATCTCGATTGCCGATGTGACCAACCGCAGCGCCTCGGCCCGATTGCCGAGCCGCATCTCGATGAGGGCCAGCGCGTTGCGGAGGAACGAAGTCCGGAAAGACCGCTCCCGAGCATCCCCGACCAGGCCGGCGAACGCGAGCGCGTTCTGCGCGTACGCCTTGGCGAGCGAGAGGTTCTTCTCGGCGTAGAACACGGCGTGCAGCATGGCGATTGAATAGCTGGTGGAGCGGTGCACCTCTGGGTGCGCATATTCGCCGCGCAGCTCGTTGAGAATTCGCTCGGCTTCTTTCGGATCGGTCCCGCGCAGGCTCAGCGCGAGAATCGCCATGAACAGGCAGTACTCCCGCTGACGATCCGGCGTGAGCAGCGCAAGGCCCCGCCCCGCAAGATCGGCCGCCGCCGAGATGAAGCCCTGACCCGCGCAGTACTGCGCGGCGAACTCCAATGCCCGCACGCCGGCGCCGGCCGGATCACTGCCGTGTTCGCGATGGAACGGAATGGTTCCGAGCTGGTGGCCGAGGTCACCACTACGACTCAGCGCGTCGGCAGCGGCGTCGTGCAATTCGGCACGATGGCGAGGGTCCGCCCGCGACCATGCGGCCAGCTCCTCGGGATCGTCGCTGGTGCCGTGGCCCTCGATGTACGCGCGCAGCAGCACGTCCTGTGAACGCGATGACGATTCGGCCGGTGTCGCCGCCGATGGATGAACGGTCAACGATGTCGCGTACGTGGCCAAGGCCTTGGCCAGTACCGTGGGAAGCGGCTGCTCGTTGGTACCGACGTGCACTTGCAGCAGGGCCGGATTGGCCCTGCGCAGCAGGATCGCGAGGAACTCCTGATCGGTCGCGTCAGAGGCATGAGCGGCATCGAAAGCCAGCCGCAGGGTACCTTCCCCGAGTCGCCGCGCGTACGCGACGAGCAGCTCGACGACGCCATGCGCAGCCCTGCGTGCCAGCCCGGTCTGGTATCGGGTGCGTTCCTCGATGGGGGCCGTCATGTGCAGCGTTTTCGGAACCTCGCCGGTGAACTCGACCAATTCCGGCGCGACGGTCAGGATGGCAAAACGGTGCTCGTGCACCACTTCGGGCCAGCGAGAATGGATGCGCGGCACGAGTTCGGCGAGCACGCTACCAGCGCCGGTGAACGGCCCGCGCAGCCGACGATGACAGGTGACCGAGAGATCGGCCTCGGCCGATGCCAGGCGCTCAGCCGGCGAAGCGCCGATGATCCACAGATGCCGCATGCCCGCCCTCCATTTTTCTCGACAAGGACGCGGCCCCCGAACCGTTCCGGGGGCCGCGTCACCTGCGAAACCTCGATCACAACGGAAGGACGTCGTACACCGTGAAACCACTGATCATCGGCGCGGAACCGGTTTTACGGGCAATGAACTTCTTCATTGTCTTCATGGTTATCTCCTTGCCCATAGGGCACTTCCGAAAGCCGTCGGCGCTTTTACCGACTGTATCGATCTGGGCTTGTCGGGGGTGCTAGTCAAGAAAACTCTGGCGCCGGTGCGCGAGAGGCGCCCGGTACCGCGAATATTTGCTTTCGCGAGTGTCGCGACGCGAATGCCTATTTGATGAGATTCAAACGCCAATGCAGGCCGTAAACCGTGGACCATGAACATGCCGTCTCGACATTTCACTTCCGGCCCTTCACGCGCTTTTTCGCAACGTGGCGAAAGCACGGTTGTGTCGATGATGCTCGCTGTCGAAATCCCCGGCGATGGGAGATTCCGTGACGCAGTTGCGCATCGAACCTCAGGCGCTCGGAGACGCCGTCCTGCGCGCGAAACGCGCCAATGAGCGCCGTACC
It includes:
- a CDS encoding extracellular solute-binding protein, with amino-acid sequence MALPRFGWVLLVVAGCASASPATEPTSEPLENSPSADLESEDQQLQQLYAEALAEGGELTVYAGGDKPTQQDRTKDAFLAQFPRIRINDVVDLSKVHDARVDNQIAEHHVVADVVQLQTFDDFPRWKRQGALLAYKPVGWSKVFEAVKDRDGYYTGVWFHAFATLAATSLGNDAPVEAGDFLKPEFKDKLVFTYPNDDDAVLFYFKQLTDQYGLDYLKKLIAQNPKFVRGTQDAGDLVRNGTYAAAFGLGGAIIFRPGQTAKFSLPKNSPWVTWAQTAAILKDAPHPAAAKLYMSWVISHANQQNLVRLSAWSTRSDVAPPDGYESIWNYGNSDPRALPAFMSDRASLDRYKALITLYIGDPKGNNPNGDLGLYPGAFD
- a CDS encoding tetratricopeptide repeat protein, with amino-acid sequence MRHLWIIGASPAERLASAEADLSVTCHRRLRGPFTGAGSVLAELVPRIHSRWPEVVHEHRFAILTVAPELVEFTGEVPKTLHMTAPIEERTRYQTGLARRAAHGVVELLVAYARRLGEGTLRLAFDAAHASDATDQEFLAILLRRANPALLQVHVGTNEQPLPTVLAKALATYATSLTVHPSAATPAESSSRSQDVLLRAYIEGHGTSDDPEELAAWSRADPRHRAELHDAAADALSRSGDLGHQLGTIPFHREHGSDPAGAGVRALEFAAQYCAGQGFISAAADLAGRGLALLTPDRQREYCLFMAILALSLRGTDPKEAERILNELRGEYAHPEVHRSTSYSIAMLHAVFYAEKNLSLAKAYAQNALAFAGLVGDARERSFRTSFLRNALALIEMRLGNRAEALRLVTSAIEILVEELPEDAYRQHHSVLHHNRAKVYQLLGMLEAAERDLNDAIALDPYFPEFRYDRGNLARLRGDDAAAVGDYEAAMALSAPILEAYYSRGDVRASTGDAHGAIADFGYVLELEPDHLDARINRAALLFEAGDLDGAAEDVAHGLAADPRNAHLLCTRGQIAMEREEHEVARTSFAEALAMAPDLSAALVGSAVLDFTEHDFDAAVAKLTRALELAGDDPDLRYNRGLANQAAGRFDAAIEDFEAALRLPEADEAQLRTQIDLCRIELKRVPSSPLTRALSS